One Sandaracinaceae bacterium DNA window includes the following coding sequences:
- a CDS encoding PRC-barrel domain-containing protein: MRNIRYTELHGKQVLSQDGRELGEVDDLILDHEEWHVHALIVKLERDLLEDFHMKKPMFGTQILKVSTGFVSGVSDKVILHKTMAELIELAREGGSEPPEAEEPQEA, from the coding sequence ATGCGGAACATCAGATACACCGAGCTCCACGGGAAACAGGTCCTCTCGCAGGACGGGCGCGAGCTCGGCGAGGTGGACGATCTCATCCTCGACCACGAGGAGTGGCACGTCCACGCCTTGATCGTGAAGCTCGAGCGCGACCTGCTCGAGGACTTCCACATGAAGAAGCCCATGTTCGGCACGCAGATCCTCAAGGTCTCCACGGGCTTCGTCAGCGGCGTGAGCGACAAGGTCATCCTGCACAAGACGATGGCGGAGCTCATCGAGCTCGCGCGCGAAGGCGGCTCGGAGCCTCCCGAGGCAGAAGAGCCGCAAGAAGCCTAG